The proteins below come from a single Streptomyces sp. M92 genomic window:
- a CDS encoding solute symporter family protein encodes MSPAQTVLAAELAANEASEHRPLIITLFALFVLATLGITVWAGRQTKDAADFYAGGRSFSAFQNGLAVSGDYMSAASFLGIAGAIALFGYDGFLYSIGFLVAWLVALLLVAEPLRNSGRYTMGDVLAYRMRQRPVRTAAGTSTIVVSIFYLLAQMAGAGILVSLLLGITSDAGKILIVALVGILMIVYVSIGGMKGTTWVQMVKAVLLIGGTILITFLVLLKFDFNISDLLGTAAERSGEGAAFLEPGLKYGATGTTKLDFISLGLALVLGTAGLPHILIRFYTVPNAKAARKSVNWAIGIIGAFYLMTIALGFGAAALVGKEEIIASNASGNTAAPLLALHIGGVDSAWGAILLATISAVAFATILAVVAGLTLASSSSFAHDIYANVIRKGKATEKEEMRAARWATVFIGIVSIALGALARDLNVAGLVALAFAVAASANLPTILYSLFWKRFTTQGALWSIYGGLIVAVGLVLFSPVVSGDPKAMFPDVDFAWFPLQNPGLISIPFGFLMGWLGTVLSKERPDTTKYAELEVRSLTGTGAH; translated from the coding sequence ATGAGCCCCGCACAGACCGTTCTCGCCGCCGAACTCGCCGCCAACGAGGCCAGCGAGCACCGGCCGCTGATCATCACCCTCTTCGCCCTCTTCGTCCTCGCGACGCTGGGCATCACCGTCTGGGCCGGCCGCCAGACCAAGGACGCCGCCGACTTCTACGCGGGCGGCCGGTCCTTCAGCGCCTTCCAGAACGGCCTCGCCGTCTCCGGCGACTACATGTCGGCCGCGTCCTTCCTCGGCATCGCCGGCGCCATCGCCCTCTTCGGCTACGACGGCTTCCTCTACTCCATCGGCTTCCTGGTCGCCTGGCTGGTCGCCCTGCTCCTGGTCGCCGAGCCGCTGCGGAACTCCGGCCGCTACACCATGGGCGACGTCCTCGCCTACCGCATGCGCCAGCGCCCCGTGCGCACCGCCGCCGGCACCTCCACCATCGTCGTCTCGATCTTCTACCTGCTGGCCCAGATGGCGGGCGCGGGCATCCTCGTCTCGCTGCTGCTGGGCATCACCTCCGACGCGGGCAAGATCCTCATCGTCGCCCTCGTCGGCATCCTGATGATCGTGTACGTCTCCATCGGCGGCATGAAGGGCACCACCTGGGTCCAGATGGTCAAGGCCGTCCTGCTGATCGGCGGCACCATCCTGATCACCTTCCTGGTGCTGCTGAAGTTCGACTTCAACATCTCCGACCTGCTGGGCACCGCCGCGGAGCGCAGCGGCGAGGGCGCCGCCTTCCTGGAGCCCGGGCTGAAGTACGGCGCCACCGGCACCACCAAACTGGACTTCATCTCCCTGGGCCTCGCCCTGGTGCTCGGCACCGCCGGCCTGCCGCACATCCTGATCCGCTTCTACACCGTGCCCAACGCCAAGGCCGCCCGTAAGTCCGTGAACTGGGCCATCGGCATCATCGGCGCCTTCTACCTGATGACCATCGCCCTCGGCTTCGGCGCCGCCGCCCTCGTCGGCAAGGAGGAGATCATCGCCTCCAACGCCTCCGGCAACACGGCCGCGCCGCTGCTCGCCCTGCACATCGGCGGCGTCGACTCGGCCTGGGGCGCGATCCTGCTCGCCACCATCTCGGCGGTGGCCTTCGCGACCATCCTCGCCGTGGTCGCCGGCCTCACCCTCGCCTCGTCGTCGTCCTTCGCGCACGACATCTACGCCAACGTCATCCGCAAGGGCAAGGCCACCGAGAAGGAGGAGATGCGGGCGGCCCGCTGGGCGACCGTGTTCATCGGCATCGTCTCCATCGCGCTGGGCGCCCTCGCCCGCGACCTGAATGTGGCGGGCCTGGTCGCCCTGGCCTTCGCGGTCGCCGCCTCCGCCAACCTGCCGACGATCCTGTACAGCCTCTTCTGGAAGCGGTTCACCACCCAGGGCGCCCTGTGGTCGATCTACGGCGGCCTGATCGTCGCCGTCGGCCTGGTGCTGTTCTCGCCCGTGGTCTCCGGCGACCCGAAGGCGATGTTCCCCGACGTCGACTTCGCCTGGTTCCCGCTGCAGAACCCGGGGCTCATCTCCATCCCGTTCGGTTTCCTCATGGGCTGGCTCGGCACGGTCCTGTCGAAGGAGAGGCCCGACACGACGAAGTACGCGGAGCTCGAGGTCCGGTCCCTGACCGGCACCGGAGCCCACTGA